From Arcticibacter tournemirensis, one genomic window encodes:
- a CDS encoding PKD domain-containing protein yields MPRSAPKTTCRAELTEVVYSYVTARQTGHGKTVYEFTSPGTFWDQSSGDWSPSMQYAGSANCAVAGSVVNAKNTYPYAPNPNYDFERGLLTSATVYDENNNVIIKKEFAYQRTGPPQVISGIKTENLDGFTSYSKYQIYSSADNVVASEKKTTFDQNAPSGFSETSTVYSYQSSTHKNVTKTSQTGSDGTIRSSYLKYRNDYQASANGDETAKALAGMSEKHMNPVVESYQTVSRPGETEKVISGKLTKYQSVANSYLNTTMYVPSEVLDFSNNAGVGNFSPSQVNSGTSFQYNSAYRPALTFESYNRNGSASTVSDRSRSIRSWHFVNRSRMPVAVISNARQNEVVYSGFESSLGEDETTSFGCTGCNPVTDSRTGSSAVSLSPSGYIQKSLKKGNGKSYLFSCWLKPSAAGTLTLTLTSASVTRTYPLVYSASAEWAYYELPVPVTEMAAEFSIKAQPGTTVLLDDALFYPENAEVMTYTYNLSDDKLSQTTTNGIATYYEYDQAGRLRFVRDQDRNIVRKESYTAYNTSITLQTPLFSYPSVNAVDGVSIPFSVYTSVNPCLEGITYTWNFGDGTAIVTGANPSHTFVAAGTYNVTLTATHPLYGSKSISDSVNIKVKPLTVTICGSGVINVDNCHVEPPLILTCPGFPSDNRHTYFNMSSVSGCPAGTTYTYQWETSTDMLSWTAAGTGTTYSASVNTAQSYPSYWIRCKVSSNCGRSGISNIMQFVGWYSSPDCN; encoded by the coding sequence ATGCCACGATCCGCTCCGAAAACGACCTGTCGGGCAGAACTGACCGAGGTTGTTTACAGCTACGTCACCGCCCGGCAAACCGGCCATGGAAAGACGGTATATGAATTTACAAGCCCCGGAACATTCTGGGACCAGTCCTCAGGCGACTGGTCCCCCTCGATGCAATACGCTGGGAGTGCTAATTGCGCAGTTGCAGGAAGTGTGGTCAATGCAAAAAATACGTACCCTTATGCACCCAATCCCAATTACGACTTCGAACGGGGCCTTCTGACGTCGGCTACCGTTTATGATGAGAACAATAACGTTATTATCAAAAAAGAATTCGCTTATCAGCGGACCGGGCCGCCGCAGGTAATCAGCGGAATCAAAACAGAGAACCTGGACGGCTTCACGAGCTACTCAAAATACCAGATCTATTCCTCGGCAGACAATGTAGTGGCTAGCGAGAAAAAGACGACATTTGACCAGAACGCGCCTTCAGGTTTTTCGGAAACAAGTACCGTATATAGCTACCAGAGCAGCACCCATAAAAATGTGACCAAAACATCCCAGACCGGAAGCGACGGGACCATCCGGAGCTCCTATTTGAAATATCGCAACGATTACCAGGCCTCTGCCAATGGTGATGAGACCGCCAAAGCCCTGGCCGGCATGTCAGAAAAGCACATGAACCCCGTGGTGGAGAGCTACCAGACGGTGAGCCGGCCCGGGGAAACAGAAAAGGTGATATCCGGAAAGCTGACCAAATATCAGAGTGTGGCCAACAGTTACCTGAACACCACAATGTATGTTCCCTCCGAGGTACTCGATTTTTCCAACAATGCAGGAGTCGGCAACTTTAGTCCTTCACAGGTAAATTCGGGGACCAGCTTCCAGTACAACAGCGCCTACCGTCCGGCCTTAACATTTGAGTCCTACAACCGGAACGGGTCCGCCTCGACGGTCAGCGACCGCAGCCGGAGCATCCGCTCGTGGCACTTCGTGAACCGCTCGCGGATGCCTGTTGCTGTGATCAGCAATGCCAGGCAGAACGAAGTGGTGTATTCGGGTTTTGAGAGCTCCCTGGGAGAAGACGAAACCACCAGTTTCGGTTGTACCGGCTGCAATCCTGTGACAGACAGCCGGACAGGTAGCAGTGCCGTCAGCTTAAGTCCTTCCGGCTATATCCAAAAGTCGCTGAAGAAAGGAAACGGAAAGAGCTATCTTTTTTCCTGCTGGCTGAAGCCATCAGCAGCAGGCACGCTTACCCTTACGCTGACAAGCGCCTCTGTAACCCGTACCTATCCCCTGGTATATTCCGCATCGGCAGAATGGGCTTATTACGAACTCCCTGTCCCGGTGACAGAAATGGCTGCAGAGTTCAGTATAAAAGCCCAGCCGGGTACCACTGTTTTGCTGGATGATGCCCTGTTCTATCCCGAAAATGCTGAGGTGATGACTTATACCTATAACTTGTCGGACGATAAGCTGTCTCAAACCACAACCAACGGCATTGCCACCTATTATGAATACGACCAGGCCGGCAGGCTGCGGTTCGTGAGGGACCAGGACAGGAATATCGTCCGAAAAGAAAGTTATACGGCCTATAATACCAGCATTACGCTGCAAACACCATTATTCAGCTATCCGTCGGTCAATGCGGTAGACGGGGTTAGTATTCCGTTTTCCGTATATACCTCCGTTAACCCTTGTCTTGAGGGGATAACCTATACGTGGAATTTTGGGGACGGCACCGCTATCGTTACCGGAGCGAACCCATCCCATACCTTCGTCGCAGCGGGCACCTACAATGTCACGCTCACGGCCACCCATCCCCTGTACGGAAGCAAAAGCATTTCGGACTCAGTTAACATCAAAGTAAAGCCATTGACCGTTACGATCTGCGGTTCGGGAGTGATCAATGTAGACAACTGTCATGTGGAGCCGCCTCTGATCCTGACCTGTCCGGGTTTTCCCAGTGACAACCGTCATACGTATTTCAATATGAGCTCCGTTTCCGGCTGCCCTGCCGGGACCACGTATACCTACCAGTGGGAAACCTCTACCGATATGTTAAGCTGGACCGCTGCAGGAACGGGAACTACTTATTCGGCCTCGGTCAATACGGCACAAAGCTATCCCTCGTACTGGATCAGATGCAAAGTAAGCTCCAATTGCGGGCGGAGCGGTATTTCCAACATCATGCAGTTCGTTGGCTGGTACAGTAGTCCGGATTGTAACTAA